A single window of Candidatus Obscuribacterales bacterium DNA harbors:
- a CDS encoding photosystem I reaction center subunit II PsaD, producing MTETLTGQTPIFGGSTGGLLTKAEVEEKYAITWTSSKEQVFEMPTGGAAIMKEGENLLYLARKEQCLALGTQLRTKFKPKIEDYKIYRVYPNGETQYLHPADGVFPEKVNAGREFNGKVDRNIGSNPEPATIKFSGRQPFDA from the coding sequence ATGACGGAAACGCTTACTGGACAAACTCCTATTTTCGGTGGCAGCACAGGCGGTCTGCTCACCAAAGCTGAAGTTGAGGAAAAGTACGCTATCACCTGGACCAGTTCTAAAGAACAAGTGTTCGAAATGCCGACCGGTGGAGCCGCCATCATGAAAGAGGGCGAAAATCTGCTCTACTTAGCTCGCAAAGAGCAATGCCTGGCGCTGGGTACACAGCTTCGCACTAAGTTTAAGCCCAAAATCGAAGACTATAAAATCTATCGCGTTTACCCGAATGGGGAGACTCAATATCTCCATCCCGCGGATGGTGTGTTCCCTGAGAAGGTGAATGCTGGTCGGGAATTCAATGGCAAGGTTGATCGCAATATCGGCAGCAACCCTGAGCCTGCCACGATCAAATTTAGCGGTCGTCAACCTTTTGACGCATAA
- a CDS encoding chorismate-binding protein, protein MIFPTFEDFSALAQDGNFVPVYQEWVADLDTPVSAWYKVCAGQPYSFLLESIEGGETIGRYSLLGCDPVWVLEARGDRTIQTHRSGETQIFEGDPFTALSDCLSPYKPVTLPQLPPGIGGLFGFWGYELIHWIEPRVPVHPLTDDDLPDGLWMQIDHLLIFDQVQRKIWAIAYADLRDPDTDLRQAYDQACACVNRLVSKLQLPLTNQDTVLEWTPPSDASRAPLNYTSNTEPEHYCRNVETAKAHIRDGDIFQVVISQRLTAQYTGDPFALSRSLRLINPSPYMAYFQFGDWQIIGSSPEVMVKA, encoded by the coding sequence ATGATTTTTCCGACGTTTGAAGACTTTTCAGCCTTGGCCCAAGATGGAAATTTTGTTCCGGTCTATCAAGAATGGGTGGCCGATCTCGATACGCCCGTGTCGGCCTGGTATAAGGTCTGTGCAGGGCAGCCCTATAGCTTCTTGCTGGAGTCGATTGAGGGGGGCGAAACCATTGGCCGCTATAGCCTACTGGGATGCGACCCTGTATGGGTGCTAGAGGCAAGGGGCGATCGCACCATCCAAACCCATCGCAGTGGCGAAACTCAGATCTTCGAGGGCGATCCCTTCACGGCCCTGTCAGATTGTCTGTCTCCTTATAAGCCCGTCACCCTGCCCCAACTGCCGCCCGGCATTGGTGGACTCTTTGGGTTTTGGGGCTATGAACTGATTCATTGGATTGAGCCACGGGTGCCGGTGCATCCGCTCACGGATGATGACTTGCCCGATGGTCTCTGGATGCAGATTGACCATTTGCTGATTTTTGACCAAGTGCAGCGCAAGATCTGGGCGATCGCCTATGCGGATTTACGCGATCCAGACACCGATCTGCGCCAAGCCTATGATCAAGCCTGTGCCTGCGTGAATCGCTTGGTGAGCAAGCTGCAACTGCCGTTGACCAATCAAGACACGGTGCTGGAATGGACGCCGCCGTCGGATGCGTCTCGGGCTCCCCTCAACTACACCAGCAACACCGAGCCGGAGCACTATTGCCGCAATGTGGAAACGGCCAAGGCCCACATTCGCGATGGCGATATTTTCCAAGTCGTCATCTCCCAGCGGTTGACGGCCCAGTACACCGGCGATCCCTTTGCGCTATCCCGTTCCCTGCGCTTGATTAATCCATCGCCCTACATGGCCTACTTCCAGTTTGGCGATTGGCAAATTATTGGTTCCAGTCCAGAGGTGATGGTCAAGGCC